In Bacteroidales bacterium, the following proteins share a genomic window:
- a CDS encoding type IX secretion system membrane protein PorP/SprF, translating into MRKWLLLYGILCLTMIGKSQYFQSLSQFYMNGQIINPAYAGSREVFSANLMARQQWTGLEGAPRTMNFGFHTPLKKLNLAAGFIAFNDKIGVSRFTGLGVNYVYRIRMKEGKRNLAFGLKTGITSFKADLSQVKTNQPNDQVFDGVVFHQTKFDAGFGIYYYAPHFYFSYSLPLLSSFGYNSLQAYDSINTKALTSYLASGFVFNLGKDIQLHPSFFFKAIKNDGQIDLNLSVIVMNTLSLGVSVRTADALVFSMEYQINKQLRLGYAHDFTTSPLQKVTTGSNEIVLRYELIRQYNVYSTRFF; encoded by the coding sequence ATGAGAAAGTGGCTATTACTATATGGAATACTATGCCTTACAATGATTGGAAAAAGTCAATATTTTCAATCGTTAAGCCAATTTTACATGAACGGACAAATAATAAACCCTGCCTATGCCGGTAGTCGCGAAGTTTTTTCAGCCAATCTTATGGCTCGCCAGCAATGGACAGGTTTAGAAGGCGCACCTCGAACCATGAATTTTGGCTTTCATACTCCATTAAAAAAGTTAAACTTAGCCGCAGGATTCATTGCATTTAACGATAAAATAGGTGTTAGCCGCTTTACAGGCTTAGGTGTAAATTATGTTTACCGTATTCGCATGAAAGAAGGCAAACGAAACCTTGCTTTTGGCTTAAAAACGGGAATTACCTCATTTAAAGCAGACCTCTCACAAGTAAAAACCAACCAACCCAACGATCAAGTTTTTGACGGAGTGGTTTTTCATCAAACAAAATTTGATGCAGGCTTTGGAATTTATTATTATGCTCCACATTTTTATTTCTCTTATTCTTTACCTCTACTCTCTTCTTTTGGCTATAATTCATTGCAAGCTTACGATAGCATCAATACCAAAGCATTAACTTCATATTTAGCATCCGGTTTTGTTTTTAATTTAGGTAAAGACATTCAACTTCATCCATCGTTCTTTTTTAAAGCTATTAAAAACGATGGTCAGATTGATTTAAACTTGTCGGTTATTGTAATGAATACGTTATCATTAGGAGTTTCCGTTCGCACAGCCGATGCTTTGGTTTTCTCAATGGAATATCAAATCAATAAACAATTACGATTGGGTTATGCCCATGATTTTACAACTTCTCCCTTACAAAAAGTAACCACAGGATCGAATGAAATTGTTCTGAGATACGAACTCATCAGGCAATACAATGTTTATTCAACAAGATTCTTTTAA
- a CDS encoding gliding motility-associated C-terminal domain-containing protein — translation MIFLLPFLLKAQNAIIGGVINSYASGIHQISSTQLKINQIALFSVNDTILIYQAQGAIPVLTNNSSFGDILNIGNAGNYDFSIIQSIDGVNKIITLSCPLLNNYDDNLFQVVKVKTYTNATVNTTLTCDPWDGTKGGILVMFVNGTLTLNANIDVTGKGFRGANSPVINSLNKCSNEASGGIYSYYYTVNGYDSAGLKGEGIAQLPLNFARGRGKFINGGGGGNGINSAGGGGSNAGAGGNGGRESDACILVNQNYGGIGGLNILSTTGTVAQKLFMGGGGGTGTYEQYSNDVTKGGNGGGIIIIIANNIVANNKQITANGESVNLVTTYESAGGGGGGGSVVFISPIINGNILLNALGGNGGSSNNITCRGSGGGGGGGVVYYSTFSGPSPTINVSKGLAGNACSSLYKGTDGANGMATNNFQLRLNCLLSNNIIGSNHSVCPGIQPHMLTGDESPFYTSYLWQCSTNQTTWNNCPGVNNQANYQPSPLSQTTYFRRIVLSSDGSVIENDTSNVVTITVVPLQLNIQINHVNCYGQNTGSADISVTGGSGSYSYNWSNGNTTHSINNVTAGTYTVTISDNMGCSVIDTILINQPPILTSSISQTNVLCNGGNNGTATVSASGGVPPYTYHWSNGQANQTATGLSATTYNVTVYDSHSCTVNNSVTITQPQPLTINTTITNTSCSYSCNGSITVSPIGGTSPYTINPANLNNLCAGNYVITVTDAHNCSITISKTISYTTQLQNNNISLTQSQACANDSITITGSVPSGAGTISYQWKYSPNGFDWYAAPNINYNQNYNWIATSSSYFKRVILGGGCSDTSNTVHIDVTTINNQIYTADSVYCANETPLPIEGNNENGYTYQWLMNTGSGWTNTGITSYIITPPPFNNMVRFKRVVYFNGCVDSSNIITLYKINTLTANHIYINNIDTIKQYCGFAQGNIDGVVSGAIGTLHFIWQISYDLNQWELLPDTTVFATFTLNDYSSHRYYYYRRIVEQDGCFDTSNVVTIDLLPPIIGNLIQSTLGLGSTAHVCQGSVVWLGSINVNPAGGSGSYTYHWVQSQDSINWNSALGPNQFQAYSTPAIFDTTFYARIVTSGVCIDTSNTFAIYPIILPNNQISIEHTHFCEGAPMDTIIEVVNTQGQNVSYQWQWLNNGNWENIPGATSACYLPNFAIGQKQYRRIIQIGNCSSNSNEISIIGNVPPSISYSLVENDSLCLTPNLWVHIHTHIDGTSPWNIQFTVNGTIYNVNQTQADSEYTININQPLYIISITQLSDASGCNGTIPTDSIIIHGFSPVSAHASSMELCGNSATLQAQNPSPGIGTWTVPTHIGINDIHHPNAQVQSSNYGTFTLIWEVKNGPCIDTNHIQLTFYEPPQIPNAGPDIIISENIPITMQASIPNTGQGTWQVIEGQATFSDLHNPNTTVSNFAEGINILRWTVSNGNCPVVFDDIAIELKSLFIPEGFSPNGDGTNDHFVIHGIEPTDNYKLTVFNRWGNVVYEKEPYANDWDGKDLNSHVLPDDTYFYIVQKNNKVKASGYIILKR, via the coding sequence TGCGACCCGTGGGATGGTACAAAAGGAGGAATTTTAGTAATGTTTGTTAATGGTACACTAACCCTTAACGCCAATATAGATGTTACCGGAAAAGGTTTTAGAGGAGCGAATTCACCTGTAATCAACTCGCTTAATAAATGTTCAAACGAGGCTAGCGGTGGCATATACAGTTATTATTATACCGTAAATGGTTATGATTCTGCTGGATTAAAAGGCGAAGGTATCGCTCAACTTCCATTAAATTTTGCTAGAGGAAGAGGAAAATTTATCAATGGAGGTGGAGGCGGTAATGGCATCAATTCGGCTGGAGGAGGAGGTAGTAATGCCGGAGCAGGTGGTAACGGAGGTAGAGAAAGTGATGCTTGTATTTTGGTAAATCAAAACTATGGAGGTATTGGAGGATTAAATATTCTAAGTACCACAGGTACCGTTGCTCAAAAATTATTTATGGGTGGAGGTGGTGGAACCGGAACTTACGAACAATACTCTAACGACGTTACCAAAGGTGGAAATGGTGGTGGAATTATTATCATTATCGCTAATAACATTGTAGCTAACAATAAGCAAATTACAGCAAATGGCGAATCGGTGAATCTAGTTACCACTTACGAAAGTGCCGGTGGTGGCGGAGGAGGTGGTTCGGTTGTATTTATATCTCCAATTATTAATGGAAATATTTTGCTTAATGCTCTGGGCGGTAACGGAGGTAGCAGCAATAACATAACTTGCCGTGGCTCGGGTGGTGGTGGAGGCGGAGGCGTTGTTTATTATTCTACATTTAGTGGTCCTTCACCTACTATTAATGTTTCAAAAGGCTTAGCAGGCAATGCTTGTTCATCATTATACAAAGGCACTGACGGAGCTAATGGAATGGCAACAAATAACTTTCAATTACGTTTAAATTGTTTGCTCAGTAATAACATCATCGGTTCCAATCATTCGGTTTGTCCGGGAATCCAGCCTCATATGTTAACAGGTGATGAATCGCCTTTTTATACATCTTACTTATGGCAATGCAGTACCAATCAAACCACTTGGAATAATTGTCCAGGAGTGAATAATCAAGCCAATTATCAGCCATCACCTTTATCACAAACAACCTACTTTAGACGAATCGTTTTGTCGTCTGATGGTAGTGTTATTGAAAACGACACAAGCAATGTAGTTACTATTACGGTCGTCCCCTTACAATTAAACATTCAAATCAATCATGTAAACTGCTATGGACAAAACACAGGGAGTGCAGACATTTCAGTTACCGGAGGTTCTGGCTCTTATTCCTATAATTGGAGTAATGGTAACACAACTCACTCTATAAATAATGTTACAGCAGGCACATATACAGTAACCATATCGGATAATATGGGATGCTCGGTTATTGATACTATTTTAATTAACCAACCACCGATTTTAACTTCATCCATAAGCCAAACAAATGTATTATGCAATGGCGGTAATAATGGTACCGCCACCGTTTCTGCATCGGGCGGAGTTCCACCATATACTTACCATTGGAGCAATGGCCAAGCAAATCAAACAGCAACAGGATTATCAGCAACAACATACAATGTAACCGTTTATGATAGCCATAGTTGTACGGTTAATAATTCTGTAACTATTACACAACCACAACCGCTTACCATAAATACCACTATTACCAATACTAGTTGTTCGTATTCGTGCAATGGTTCCATTACTGTATCTCCCATAGGAGGCACATCGCCTTACACTATCAATCCTGCTAATTTAAATAATTTATGTGCTGGCAACTATGTTATCACAGTTACCGATGCTCATAATTGCAGTATTACAATTTCTAAAACGATTAGTTATACAACGCAATTGCAAAACAACAATATTTCACTAACCCAAAGTCAAGCATGTGCAAACGACAGTATAACTATTACTGGTTCTGTCCCTTCAGGAGCTGGCACCATTTCATATCAATGGAAATATAGCCCTAATGGCTTCGATTGGTATGCAGCACCCAATATAAACTATAACCAAAATTATAACTGGATAGCAACATCAAGTAGTTATTTCAAGCGAGTTATCTTAGGTGGTGGATGTAGCGATACCAGCAATACCGTTCATATTGATGTTACTACCATCAACAATCAAATTTATACAGCCGATTCCGTTTATTGTGCGAACGAAACCCCTCTACCTATTGAAGGGAATAATGAAAACGGATATACTTATCAATGGCTAATGAATACTGGTAGTGGATGGACAAATACAGGCATAACGAGTTATATTATTACCCCTCCACCATTTAACAATATGGTTCGATTCAAACGTGTTGTTTATTTTAATGGATGTGTCGATTCATCGAATATTATAACTTTATATAAAATCAACACTCTTACAGCTAACCATATCTATATAAATAATATTGACACCATTAAACAATATTGTGGTTTTGCCCAAGGTAATATCGATGGTGTTGTAAGCGGAGCAATAGGAACTTTGCATTTTATTTGGCAAATCAGCTACGATTTAAATCAATGGGAACTATTACCCGATACAACGGTCTTTGCTACTTTTACTTTAAATGATTATTCTTCGCATCGTTATTATTACTACCGCCGCATTGTTGAACAAGATGGATGCTTCGACACCAGTAATGTTGTAACTATTGATTTACTCCCTCCAATTATTGGAAATCTTATACAATCGACGTTAGGACTTGGTAGTACAGCTCATGTATGTCAAGGTTCTGTTGTTTGGCTTGGTAGTATTAACGTAAACCCTGCTGGTGGTTCAGGAAGCTATACTTATCATTGGGTTCAAAGTCAAGACTCTATCAACTGGAATTCTGCTTTGGGACCTAATCAATTCCAAGCATACAGCACACCTGCTATTTTCGATACTACTTTTTATGCTCGAATCGTAACTTCTGGTGTTTGCATCGATACCAGTAATACGTTTGCTATTTATCCCATTATTTTACCTAACAATCAAATATCTATTGAGCACACCCATTTCTGCGAAGGTGCACCTATGGATACCATTATCGAAGTAGTAAATACTCAAGGTCAAAACGTAAGCTATCAATGGCAATGGCTTAACAATGGCAATTGGGAAAACATTCCAGGTGCAACTTCTGCTTGTTACTTACCAAACTTCGCTATTGGACAAAAACAATATCGTCGTATTATTCAAATTGGCAATTGCAGTTCAAACAGCAACGAAATAAGCATTATCGGTAATGTACCACCTTCTATAAGTTACTCTTTAGTTGAAAACGACAGCCTCTGTTTAACGCCCAATTTATGGGTACATATTCATACCCATATAGATGGAACTTCACCTTGGAATATTCAATTTACTGTAAACGGAACGATTTATAATGTTAACCAAACACAAGCCGATTCTGAATACACCATTAACATCAATCAACCTTTGTATATCATATCTATCACTCAACTTAGTGATGCCAGTGGATGTAATGGTACTATTCCAACCGATAGTATTATTATTCATGGTTTTAGCCCTGTTAGTGCCCATGCCTCAAGTATGGAATTGTGCGGAAACAGTGCTACTTTACAAGCTCAAAATCCTTCACCCGGCATAGGAACTTGGACCGTTCCTACCCATATCGGCATTAACGACATACATCATCCTAATGCACAAGTTCAAAGCTCTAACTACGGAACTTTCACACTGATCTGGGAAGTAAAAAATGGACCTTGTATAGATACGAATCATATACAACTTACTTTTTATGAACCACCACAAATCCCCAATGCCGGACCCGATATAATTATTTCAGAGAACATCCCCATTACGATGCAAGCCTCTATCCCCAATACAGGACAAGGCACATGGCAAGTAATTGAAGGACAAGCTACATTTTCAGATCTTCATAATCCAAATACCACTGTAAGCAATTTCGCCGAAGGAATTAATATACTTAGATGGACAGTTTCAAATGGCAACTGTCCCGTTGTTTTCGATGATATTGCCATAGAGCTGAAAAGCCTATTTATCCCTGAAGGATTCTCGCCCAATGGTGATGGTACAAACGACCACTTCGTAATTCATGGAATTGAACCAACTGACAATTATAAACTCACAGTTTTCAATAGATGGGGAAATGTGGTTTACGAAAAAGAACCATATGCCAACGACTGGGATGGTAAAGATTTAAACAGTCATGTGTTACCTGACGACACCTATTTTTACATAGTTCAGAAAAACAACAAAGTAAAAGCAAGTGGTTACATTATTTTGAAACGATGA